One stretch of Nocardioides perillae DNA includes these proteins:
- a CDS encoding acyl-CoA dehydrogenase family protein, whose amino-acid sequence MSTPEDRRALTALGAEFTRREVAPHLQEWEAAREVPRELHRAAAKQGLLGLGFPEEQGGEGGDLLDTVALQEGMLAEGASSGLLSALFTHGIALPHISAQGSPELVDRYVRPTLAGELVGSLAVTEPGGGSDVGALRTTAVRDGDHFVVNGSKTFITSGTRADFVTTAVRTGGPGAGGVSLLVVDTDAPGFSVDRKLEKMGWHCSDTAELSYVDVRVPVGNLVGEQDAGFWYIAEQFVVERIALAVHAYGIAARSLALTVEHCRRRETFGKPLVSRQVVRHQLVEMHRQVEVARAYTHEVARRHVAGETVVAEACLAKQTAVETATAVCDQAVQLHGGVGYMHGTEVEMHYRDARLLPIGGGATEVLTDLAAKLLGYTA is encoded by the coding sequence GTGAGCACACCCGAGGACCGTCGAGCGCTCACCGCGCTCGGGGCGGAGTTCACGCGGCGCGAGGTCGCGCCGCACCTGCAGGAGTGGGAGGCGGCCCGCGAGGTGCCGCGCGAGCTGCACCGCGCCGCGGCGAAGCAGGGCCTGCTCGGCCTCGGCTTCCCCGAGGAGCAGGGTGGTGAGGGCGGCGACCTGCTCGACACGGTCGCGCTGCAGGAGGGGATGCTCGCCGAGGGCGCCTCGAGCGGCCTGCTCTCCGCCCTCTTCACCCACGGGATCGCCCTGCCGCACATCTCCGCACAGGGCTCGCCCGAGCTCGTGGACCGCTACGTCCGCCCGACGCTGGCCGGCGAGCTCGTCGGGTCGCTCGCGGTCACCGAGCCCGGCGGGGGCTCCGACGTCGGCGCGCTGCGCACGACCGCGGTGCGCGACGGCGACCACTTCGTGGTCAACGGGTCGAAGACGTTCATCACCTCCGGCACCCGCGCCGACTTCGTCACCACCGCGGTGCGCACCGGGGGCCCCGGCGCCGGCGGCGTCAGCCTGCTCGTGGTCGACACCGACGCGCCCGGCTTCTCGGTCGACCGGAAGCTCGAGAAGATGGGCTGGCACTGCTCCGACACCGCCGAGCTCTCCTACGTCGACGTGCGGGTGCCGGTCGGCAACCTCGTCGGCGAGCAGGACGCCGGCTTCTGGTACATCGCCGAGCAGTTCGTCGTCGAGCGCATCGCGCTCGCGGTCCACGCCTACGGCATCGCGGCCCGCTCGCTCGCGCTCACGGTGGAGCACTGCCGGCGCCGCGAGACCTTCGGCAAGCCGCTGGTGAGCCGGCAGGTCGTGCGACACCAGCTCGTCGAGATGCACCGGCAGGTCGAGGTCGCGCGGGCCTACACCCACGAGGTCGCGCGTCGCCACGTCGCCGGCGAGACGGTCGTCGCCGAGGCGTGCCTGGCCAAGCAGACCGCGGTCGAGACGGCCACGGCCGTGTGCGACCAGGCGGTGCAGCTGCACGGCGGCGTCGGCTACATGCACGGCACGGAGGTCGAGATGCACTACCGCGACGCCCGGCTGCTGCCCATCGGCGGCGGTGCCACCGAGGTCCTCACCGACCTCGCCGCCAAGCTGCTCGGCTACACCGCATGA
- a CDS encoding acyclic terpene utilization AtuA family protein, protein MSGTSAEPAAEPAAEPAAEPAADVLRIGNCSGFYGDRLSAMREMLEGGPLDVLTGDYLAELTMLILGKDTLKDPGAGYARTFVRQAEECLGLALERGTRLVANAGGLNPAGLAERIREVARGLGLDAAVAHVEGDDLRSRAAEAGAEGALTVNAYLGGAGIAAALRGGADVVVTGRVTDASLVVGPAVAHFGWTLDPAHHDALAGAVVVGHVLECGTQATGGNFSGALALRAADPEPWSRPLGFPLAELAADGSATITKHPGTGGAVTVDTVTAQLLYEVQSARYLGPDVTTHLDTVELEQAGEDRVRLSGVRGSAPPGRLKVCVNELGGWRNTAELVLTGLDVEAKAAWVRAQLDAALDAGGRRPAEVHWSQVTQPALDAETEEAASVLLRCSVKDPEPGPVGKPFTAAVVELALASYPGFTLTGPPAAPTPYGVYRPAYVERSLVEHTVVHADGRREVVADPTVLAPPEEDDGAGEAGRRPSPYPAPQDTLTRRLPLGTFVHARSGDKGGDANLGLWVAHDGAPPEQHAARSRWLQKLITPRKVRELVPEAADLDVEVFVLPNLGGVNVLVRGLLGDGVAASTRFDPQAKALGEWVRSRTVHIEEGLL, encoded by the coding sequence GTGAGCGGCACGTCCGCCGAGCCCGCCGCGGAGCCCGCCGCGGAGCCCGCCGCGGAGCCCGCTGCGGACGTCCTCCGGATCGGCAACTGCTCGGGCTTCTACGGCGACCGCCTGTCGGCGATGCGCGAGATGCTCGAGGGCGGCCCGCTCGACGTGCTCACCGGCGACTACCTGGCCGAGCTGACGATGCTCATCCTCGGCAAGGACACGCTGAAGGACCCCGGCGCCGGCTACGCCCGGACCTTCGTGCGGCAGGCCGAGGAGTGCCTCGGCCTCGCGCTGGAGCGCGGCACCCGGCTCGTCGCCAACGCCGGCGGCCTCAACCCCGCAGGGCTGGCCGAGCGGATCCGCGAGGTCGCCCGCGGCCTCGGCCTCGACGCGGCGGTCGCCCACGTCGAGGGCGACGACCTGCGGTCCCGCGCCGCGGAGGCCGGCGCCGAGGGCGCTCTGACCGTCAACGCCTACCTGGGCGGCGCAGGCATCGCGGCCGCGCTGCGCGGTGGCGCGGACGTCGTCGTCACGGGCCGCGTCACCGACGCCAGCCTGGTCGTGGGCCCCGCGGTGGCCCACTTCGGCTGGACCCTCGACCCCGCGCACCACGACGCCCTCGCCGGCGCGGTCGTGGTCGGGCACGTGCTCGAGTGCGGCACACAGGCCACCGGCGGCAACTTCTCCGGCGCGCTGGCCCTCCGTGCGGCCGACCCCGAGCCCTGGAGCCGCCCGCTCGGCTTCCCGCTGGCCGAGCTCGCGGCCGACGGCTCCGCGACGATCACCAAGCACCCCGGCACCGGCGGCGCCGTCACGGTCGACACCGTCACCGCGCAGCTGCTCTACGAGGTCCAGTCCGCCCGCTACCTCGGTCCCGACGTCACCACCCACCTCGACACCGTCGAGCTGGAGCAGGCCGGGGAGGACCGGGTCCGCCTCAGCGGCGTGCGCGGCTCCGCGCCGCCGGGGCGTCTCAAGGTGTGCGTCAACGAGCTGGGCGGCTGGCGGAACACCGCCGAGCTGGTGCTCACCGGTCTCGACGTCGAGGCCAAGGCGGCCTGGGTGCGCGCGCAGCTCGACGCGGCGCTCGACGCCGGCGGCCGCCGGCCCGCCGAGGTGCACTGGAGCCAGGTCACCCAGCCCGCGCTCGACGCGGAGACCGAGGAGGCCGCCTCGGTGCTGCTGCGCTGCAGCGTGAAGGACCCCGAGCCCGGCCCGGTCGGCAAGCCGTTCACGGCGGCCGTCGTCGAGCTCGCGCTCGCGTCCTACCCCGGCTTCACCCTGACCGGCCCGCCTGCCGCGCCCACGCCGTACGGCGTCTACCGCCCGGCCTACGTCGAGCGCTCCCTCGTGGAGCACACCGTGGTGCACGCCGACGGCCGCCGCGAGGTCGTCGCCGACCCCACCGTGCTGGCCCCGCCCGAGGAGGACGACGGCGCGGGCGAGGCGGGCCGCCGCCCCTCGCCCTACCCCGCCCCGCAGGACACCCTCACCCGCCGGCTGCCGCTCGGCACCTTCGTCCACGCCCGCTCCGGCGACAAGGGCGGCGACGCCAACCTCGGGCTGTGGGTGGCGCACGACGGCGCACCGCCCGAGCAGCACGCCGCGCGGTCGCGGTGGCTGCAGAAGCTGATCACGCCGCGGAAGGTGCGCGAGCTCGTGCCCGAGGCGGCCGACCTCGACGTCGAGGTCTTCGTGCTGCCGAACCTCGGCGGCGTCAACGTGCTGGTCCGCGGGCTGCTCGGCGACGGCGTGGCCGCGTCGACCCGCTTCGACCCGCAGGCCAAGGCCCTCGGCGAGTGGGTGCGCTCGCGGACGGTCCACATCGAGGAGGGACTGCTGTGA
- a CDS encoding TetR/AcrR family transcriptional regulator has product MPTSPTPATATPPGAAARVPQGERSRAMRARLLEATVDCLVEHGFAGTTTTLVSQRAGVSRGAQLHHFPTKNDLVVAAVEHLTEVRGAELAAAAHALPAGPHRTRAVLQVLADHFTSPVFTAALELWVAARTDEALLAAVGPLEQRVGRDAHRVSVEMLGVDESRPGARELVQATLDLVRGLGLADTITDDSRRRAGILDQWALVLEERLLAEPRSTDPRSTDPQEQP; this is encoded by the coding sequence GTGCCCACCTCACCCACCCCGGCCACGGCGACGCCGCCCGGTGCCGCCGCCCGGGTGCCGCAGGGCGAGCGGAGCCGCGCGATGCGCGCGCGCCTGCTCGAGGCGACGGTCGACTGCCTGGTCGAGCACGGCTTCGCCGGCACGACGACCACCCTGGTCTCGCAACGGGCGGGGGTGAGCCGGGGTGCGCAGCTGCACCACTTCCCGACCAAGAACGACCTCGTGGTCGCGGCGGTCGAGCACCTGACCGAGGTGCGCGGCGCCGAGCTGGCCGCGGCCGCCCACGCCCTGCCGGCCGGTCCGCACCGCACCCGGGCGGTGCTGCAGGTGCTCGCCGACCACTTCACGAGCCCGGTCTTCACCGCCGCGCTCGAGCTGTGGGTGGCCGCCCGCACCGACGAAGCGCTGCTGGCCGCGGTCGGGCCGCTCGAGCAGCGGGTCGGCCGCGACGCCCACCGCGTGAGCGTGGAGATGCTCGGCGTCGACGAGTCGCGGCCGGGCGCGCGCGAGCTCGTGCAGGCCACCCTCGACCTGGTGCGCGGCCTCGGCCTCGCCGACACCATCACCGACGACTCCCGGCGCCGCGCCGGGATCCTCGACCAGTGGGCGCTGGTCCTCGAGGAGCGCCTGCTCGCCGAGCCGCGCAGCACCGACCCGCGCAGCACCGACCCGCAGGAGCAGCCGTGA
- a CDS encoding acyl-CoA carboxylase subunit beta, whose product MSAPTTNREAMLEKLAALDAEHAKAVAGGGEKYVARHHARGKLLPRERIELLVDEGSAFLELSPLAGWGSDFTVGASVVTGIGVVEGVECVITANDPSVKGGASNPWTVKKIFRAAQVAEENGLPTVSLVESGGADLPTQKEIFIPGGKLFRDLTRSSADRRPTVALVFGNSTAGGAYVPGMSDYTVMVKEQAKVFLGGPPLVKMATGEESDDESLGGAEMHARVSGLADYLAEDERDAIRIGRRIVARLGRQRTAAPPAYAEPDADPDELLDLVPADLKEPFDPREVVRRVCDGVSATNAVAFDEFKPLYGTSLVTGWARIHGRPVGILANAQGVLFSEEAQKAAQFVQLANQTSTPLLFLHNTTGYMVGKDYEQGGIIKHGAMMINAISNSTVPHLTVIMGASYGAGNYGMNGRAYDPRFLFTWPSAKSAVMGPAQLAGVMSLVSRAAAEARGQPFDEDADAQVRAFVEASVEEQSLPHFLSGMLYDDGVLDPRDTRTVLGICLSVIENRPWEGAGGYGVFRM is encoded by the coding sequence ATGAGCGCGCCCACCACCAATCGCGAGGCGATGCTCGAGAAGCTCGCGGCGCTCGACGCCGAGCACGCGAAGGCGGTCGCCGGCGGCGGGGAGAAGTACGTCGCGCGCCACCACGCGCGCGGCAAGCTGCTGCCGCGCGAGCGCATCGAGCTGCTCGTCGACGAGGGCTCGGCCTTCCTCGAGCTCAGCCCGCTCGCCGGGTGGGGCTCCGACTTCACCGTCGGGGCGAGCGTCGTGACCGGCATCGGCGTCGTCGAGGGCGTGGAGTGCGTCATCACCGCCAACGACCCGTCGGTCAAGGGCGGCGCCTCGAACCCGTGGACGGTCAAGAAGATCTTCCGCGCCGCCCAGGTCGCCGAGGAGAACGGGCTGCCCACGGTCTCCCTCGTCGAGTCCGGCGGCGCCGACCTGCCGACGCAGAAGGAGATCTTCATCCCGGGCGGCAAGCTCTTCCGCGACCTCACGCGGTCGTCCGCCGACCGCCGCCCGACCGTCGCGCTGGTCTTCGGCAACTCGACCGCGGGCGGGGCCTACGTGCCCGGCATGAGCGACTACACCGTCATGGTCAAGGAGCAGGCCAAGGTCTTCCTGGGCGGTCCGCCCCTGGTCAAGATGGCGACCGGGGAGGAGTCCGACGACGAGTCGCTCGGCGGTGCCGAGATGCACGCCCGGGTCTCCGGCCTCGCCGACTACCTCGCCGAGGACGAGCGCGACGCGATCCGCATCGGGCGCCGCATCGTCGCCCGGCTGGGCCGGCAGCGCACGGCCGCGCCCCCGGCGTACGCCGAGCCGGACGCCGACCCCGACGAGCTGCTCGACCTCGTGCCGGCCGACCTCAAGGAGCCCTTCGACCCGCGTGAGGTGGTCCGGCGGGTGTGCGACGGGGTCAGCGCGACCAATGCCGTGGCCTTTGACGAGTTCAAGCCGCTCTACGGCACCTCGCTGGTCACCGGCTGGGCGCGCATCCACGGGCGCCCGGTGGGCATCCTCGCCAACGCGCAGGGGGTGCTCTTCAGCGAGGAGGCGCAGAAGGCCGCGCAGTTCGTGCAGCTGGCCAACCAGACCTCGACGCCGCTGCTCTTCCTGCACAACACCACCGGCTACATGGTCGGCAAGGACTACGAGCAGGGCGGCATCATCAAGCACGGCGCGATGATGATCAACGCGATCTCCAACTCGACCGTGCCGCACCTGACGGTGATCATGGGCGCCTCCTACGGGGCCGGCAACTACGGCATGAACGGTCGCGCCTACGACCCGCGCTTCCTCTTCACCTGGCCGAGCGCGAAGTCGGCGGTGATGGGACCCGCGCAGCTCGCCGGCGTGATGTCGCTGGTCTCCCGGGCGGCGGCGGAGGCGCGCGGCCAGCCCTTCGACGAGGACGCCGACGCCCAGGTGCGTGCCTTCGTCGAGGCGTCGGTGGAGGAGCAGAGCCTGCCGCACTTCCTCTCCGGGATGCTCTACGACGACGGGGTGCTCGACCCGCGCGACACCCGCACCGTGCTCGGCATCTGCCTGTCCGTGATCGAGAACCGACCGTGGGAGGGCGCCGGCGGCTACGGCGTCTTCCGGATGTGA
- a CDS encoding TIGR03084 family metal-binding protein, producing MSGTVLEQVLADLAAEQAAVDALLAPLSDEQWRTPTPAEGWDVAHQVAHLAWTDEAAVLAATDRAGWDQLVAAAVAAPDGFVDDAAAEGARAPGAELLERWRHGRETLVEVLTTLPAGTKLPWFGPPMSAASMATARYMETWAHGLDVAEGLAAAGLGAEPDPHDRVRHVVHLGVRTRGFAYATHGMEPPAEEPRVELTLPGGEVLTYGPDDAAQRVSGSAWDFALLATQRRHRADTDLVAVGDDAEQWLGIAQAFAGPPGGGRAQR from the coding sequence GTGAGCGGAACCGTCCTCGAGCAGGTCCTCGCCGACCTGGCCGCCGAGCAGGCCGCGGTCGACGCGCTGCTCGCACCACTGAGCGACGAGCAGTGGCGCACGCCGACGCCCGCGGAGGGCTGGGACGTCGCGCACCAGGTCGCCCACCTCGCCTGGACCGACGAGGCAGCCGTGCTGGCCGCGACCGACCGCGCCGGGTGGGACCAGCTGGTCGCCGCCGCGGTCGCGGCGCCCGACGGCTTCGTCGACGACGCCGCGGCCGAGGGGGCGCGCGCGCCTGGTGCGGAGCTGCTCGAGCGCTGGCGGCACGGGCGAGAGACGCTCGTCGAGGTGCTGACCACGCTGCCCGCCGGCACGAAGCTGCCGTGGTTCGGCCCGCCCATGAGCGCCGCGTCGATGGCCACGGCCCGCTACATGGAGACCTGGGCCCACGGCCTCGACGTCGCCGAGGGCCTCGCCGCCGCCGGCCTCGGCGCTGAGCCGGACCCGCACGACCGGGTGCGCCACGTCGTCCACCTCGGCGTGCGCACCCGCGGGTTCGCCTACGCCACCCACGGGATGGAGCCGCCTGCCGAGGAGCCGCGGGTCGAGCTGACCCTCCCCGGTGGCGAGGTGCTGACCTACGGCCCCGACGACGCCGCGCAGCGGGTCAGCGGCTCGGCGTGGGACTTCGCGCTGCTGGCGACCCAGCGCCGGCACCGTGCCGACACCGACCTGGTGGCCGTCGGCGACGACGCCGAGCAGTGGCTGGGCATCGCCCAGGCCTTCGCCGGCCCTCCCGGCGGCGGACGGGCGCAGCGGTGA